The following are from one region of the Streptomyces tuirus genome:
- a CDS encoding LacI family DNA-binding transcriptional regulator, with the protein MGHPFPIREIARQAGLSEATVDRVLNGRGGVRESTAREVRQAIADLDRQRTQVRLVGRTFMVDIVMQAPERFTTAIRAALEAELPSLRPAVLRSRFHFRETGPAGELVRILDRIARRGSQGVILKAPDVPEVTAAVGRLEAAGVPVVTLVTDLPASARLAYVGIDDRAAGATAAYLMGQWLGERPGNILTSLSSGFFRNEEEREMGFRSAMRARHPERTLVEIAEGQGLDATQYDLVRAALERDPGIRAVYSIGGGNIATLRAFDDLGRDCAVFVAHDLDHDNTRLLREHRLSAVLHHDLRQDVREACHTVMRAHDALPPAGPTLPSAIQVVTPYNMPPQAAV; encoded by the coding sequence ATGGGCCACCCGTTCCCGATCCGGGAGATCGCCCGTCAGGCGGGCCTGAGCGAGGCGACCGTCGACCGGGTGCTGAACGGCAGGGGAGGAGTGCGCGAGAGCACCGCCCGGGAGGTCCGCCAGGCCATCGCCGATCTCGACCGGCAGCGCACCCAGGTGCGGCTCGTCGGCCGCACGTTCATGGTCGACATCGTGATGCAGGCACCCGAGCGGTTCACCACGGCGATCCGCGCCGCCCTGGAGGCCGAGCTGCCCTCCCTGCGTCCGGCGGTGCTCCGCTCCCGCTTCCACTTCCGCGAGACCGGCCCGGCCGGGGAACTCGTACGGATACTGGACCGGATCGCCAGGCGCGGCTCGCAGGGCGTGATCCTCAAGGCCCCGGACGTCCCCGAGGTCACCGCCGCGGTCGGCCGGCTCGAAGCCGCCGGGGTCCCGGTCGTGACCCTGGTGACCGACCTGCCCGCCAGCGCCCGCCTCGCCTACGTCGGCATAGACGACCGGGCCGCGGGTGCGACGGCCGCGTACCTGATGGGCCAGTGGCTGGGGGAGCGCCCGGGTAACATCCTCACCAGCCTCAGCAGCGGCTTCTTCCGCAACGAGGAGGAGCGCGAGATGGGCTTCCGCAGCGCCATGCGCGCCCGGCACCCCGAGCGCACACTGGTCGAGATCGCCGAGGGGCAGGGGCTGGACGCCACCCAGTACGACCTCGTCCGGGCCGCTCTGGAACGCGACCCCGGCATCCGCGCGGTGTACTCGATCGGCGGCGGCAACATCGCCACGCTGCGCGCCTTCGACGACCTCGGCCGCGACTGCGCGGTGTTCGTCGCGCACGACCTCGACCACGACAACACCCGCCTGCTGCGCGAGCACCGGCTGTCCGCCGTGCTCCACCACGACCTGCGCCAGGACGTGCGCGAGGCCTGTCACACCGTGATGCGCGCCCACGACGCGCTGCCGCCTGCGGGGCCGACCCTGCCGTCGGCGATCCAGGTGGTGACGCCGTACAACATGCCCCCGCAGGCGGCCGTGTGA
- a CDS encoding TMEM175 family protein yields MWTSRPDGGPERLVTLVDGVFAIAITLLVLDLSVPRELDPAAYRRALVELLPDLGAYALSVAVLGSFWRDHRRIFQDVRQIDGQVIGISMVGLGVAALVPFPTRLLAEYGTQPVSVAVYAGAVAALGACHLGLAALLAKRPWLRHGTPSEAATALYLLDSAASVVVFLATVPLAMVAGPRIMWMWLALVPVKVYLGRRLTGPA; encoded by the coding sequence ATGTGGACCTCGCGCCCGGACGGCGGCCCCGAGCGGTTGGTGACCCTGGTCGACGGTGTGTTCGCCATCGCCATCACCCTGCTCGTCCTGGATCTCTCCGTGCCCCGGGAGCTCGACCCCGCCGCCTACCGCAGGGCCTTGGTCGAGCTGCTCCCGGACCTCGGGGCGTATGCGCTGAGCGTCGCTGTGCTGGGGAGTTTCTGGCGTGACCACCGGCGGATCTTCCAGGACGTCCGGCAGATCGACGGCCAGGTGATCGGCATCTCGATGGTCGGCCTCGGCGTCGCGGCCCTCGTGCCCTTCCCGACCCGGCTGCTCGCCGAGTACGGCACGCAGCCCGTGTCGGTGGCCGTCTACGCGGGTGCCGTCGCCGCGCTGGGCGCCTGCCACCTGGGGCTGGCCGCCCTGCTGGCCAAACGCCCCTGGCTGCGCCACGGCACGCCCTCCGAGGCGGCGACCGCCCTCTACCTCCTCGACAGCGCCGCGTCCGTGGTGGTCTTCCTCGCGACCGTCCCGCTGGCCATGGTCGCCGGCCCCAGGATCATGTGGATGTGGCTGGCCCTCGTGCCCGTGAAGGTCTACCTGGGCCGCAGGCTCACCGGCCCCGCCTGA
- a CDS encoding Gfo/Idh/MocA family protein, whose amino-acid sequence MVDTLGVAVIGFGWMGRVHTQAYARVRHHYPRLPLVPELVTVAEEVPGRAEEAAAQFGFASTTRDWREVAADPRVRAVSITAPNFLHREIGVAMAEAGKHIWIEKPVGLTAEDAGAVADAVAKAGVQGTVGFNYRNAPAVEAARELIVSGEIGTVTHVRVRLLSDYAAHPEGALTWRYERERGGSGVLGDLASHGVDLARHLLGDITSLTADTAIFLPERARPTGATAGHSRAAGGELGPVENEDYVSCLLRFASGARGVLEACRVSVGEQNNYGFEVHGTKGAVFWDFRRMNELGVSRGTTYQDQSVTTVHVGPGHGEFAAFQPGAANAMGYDDLKVIEAYRFLRSVAEGTPHGATLTDAVHSAAALDAMARSARSGNWAEVTGRA is encoded by the coding sequence ATGGTGGACACGCTCGGCGTCGCCGTCATCGGATTCGGCTGGATGGGGCGGGTGCACACGCAGGCGTACGCGCGTGTGCGGCACCACTATCCGCGGCTGCCCCTCGTCCCGGAGCTGGTGACGGTCGCGGAGGAGGTGCCGGGCCGGGCGGAGGAGGCCGCCGCGCAGTTCGGTTTCGCCTCGACGACGCGGGACTGGCGCGAGGTGGCCGCCGACCCCCGGGTGCGGGCGGTCAGCATCACCGCGCCGAACTTCCTGCACCGCGAGATCGGCGTCGCCATGGCCGAGGCGGGCAAGCACATCTGGATCGAGAAGCCGGTGGGTCTCACCGCCGAGGACGCCGGAGCGGTCGCGGACGCGGTCGCCAAGGCCGGTGTGCAGGGCACCGTGGGCTTCAACTACCGCAACGCGCCCGCCGTCGAGGCGGCCCGCGAGCTGATCGTCTCCGGGGAGATCGGCACGGTCACCCATGTCCGCGTCCGGCTGCTCAGCGACTACGCGGCCCACCCCGAGGGCGCGCTGACCTGGCGCTACGAGCGGGAGCGGGGCGGCAGCGGGGTGCTCGGCGACCTGGCGTCGCACGGCGTGGACCTGGCCCGCCATCTGCTCGGCGACATCACGTCCCTGACGGCCGACACGGCGATCTTCCTCCCGGAGCGGGCCCGCCCCACCGGCGCCACGGCGGGCCACAGCCGCGCCGCCGGAGGCGAACTCGGCCCCGTCGAGAACGAGGACTACGTCAGCTGTCTGCTGCGCTTCGCCTCCGGGGCGCGCGGCGTCCTGGAGGCCTGCCGGGTCTCGGTCGGCGAGCAGAACAACTACGGCTTCGAGGTGCACGGCACCAAGGGCGCCGTGTTCTGGGACTTCCGCCGCATGAACGAGCTCGGCGTCAGCCGCGGCACGACGTACCAGGACCAGTCCGTCACCACGGTCCATGTCGGCCCGGGCCACGGGGAGTTCGCGGCGTTCCAGCCCGGTGCCGCGAACGCCATGGGGTACGACGACCTGAAGGTCATCGAGGCGTACCGCTTCCTCAGGTCGGTCGCCGAGGGCACACCGCACGGAGCGACGCTCACGGACGCCGTGCACAGCGCCGCCGCGCTGGACGCGATGGCACGGTCGGCGCGGAGCGGGAACTGGGCGGAGGTCACCGGGCGGGCATGA
- a CDS encoding LacI family DNA-binding transcriptional regulator, whose translation MRAPTIRDVAERAGVSKSLVSLVLRGSDQVRPEKRDAVLRAARELGYRPNAAARSLSEQRTRTVGVLLNDLRNPWFVDLLDGLNSLLHAGGLRMLLADARLNRRTGQDPADPLLDLRVDGLVVVGTLPDAAALGQVAERIPVVLAGSREPAPPGVDVVAGDDERGARLVTEHLTGLGHRRIAHIAGYGAVGELRRRSFEATMRRHGLAEQVVVEPSDMTEEGGYRTTVRLLSRPDRPTAVFAVNDIAAIGVLSAAEELGLRVPRDLSVVGYDNTSIARLRHVWLTTVDNSSHEVGRRAARCLLERLKGAGGAGRVQLATPSLEIRGSTAPAP comes from the coding sequence ATGAGAGCGCCGACGATCCGGGACGTGGCCGAACGGGCCGGCGTCTCCAAGTCGCTGGTCTCCCTCGTGCTGCGTGGCTCCGACCAGGTGCGCCCCGAGAAGCGGGACGCCGTGCTCCGGGCCGCCCGGGAGCTCGGCTACCGGCCCAACGCCGCCGCCCGCAGCCTCAGTGAACAGCGCACCCGCACCGTCGGCGTCCTCCTGAACGACCTGCGCAACCCCTGGTTCGTGGACCTCCTCGACGGCCTGAACTCCCTGCTGCACGCAGGCGGCCTGCGCATGCTGCTGGCCGACGCCCGTCTCAACCGCCGCACCGGTCAGGACCCGGCCGATCCGCTGCTGGACCTGCGGGTCGACGGTCTGGTCGTGGTCGGCACGCTGCCCGACGCGGCGGCCCTCGGCCAGGTGGCCGAGCGCATCCCGGTCGTGCTGGCCGGCTCCCGCGAACCGGCCCCGCCGGGCGTCGACGTCGTGGCGGGCGACGACGAACGGGGCGCCCGGCTGGTCACCGAGCACCTGACCGGCCTCGGACACCGCCGTATCGCTCACATCGCGGGCTACGGAGCGGTGGGCGAGCTGCGCCGCCGGAGCTTCGAGGCGACGATGCGCCGGCACGGTCTCGCGGAGCAGGTCGTGGTCGAGCCGAGCGACATGACCGAGGAGGGCGGCTACCGCACCACCGTCCGGCTGCTCAGCCGCCCCGACCGGCCCACGGCCGTCTTCGCCGTCAACGACATCGCCGCCATCGGTGTGCTCTCGGCGGCCGAGGAGCTGGGGCTGCGCGTGCCGCGCGACCTGTCCGTCGTCGGCTACGACAACACGAGCATCGCCCGGCTGCGGCACGTATGGCTGACGACGGTCGACAACTCGAGCCATGAGGTCGGCCGTCGCGCGGCCCGCTGCCTCCTGGAACGCCTCAAGGGCGCCGGTGGAGCGGGCCGGGTCCAACTGGCCACGCCCAGCCTGGAGATCCGGGGATCCACGGCACCGGCGCCCTGA
- a CDS encoding cupin domain-containing protein, protein MTHSFVLHIPDAELEPEPLAPEQIVSGTPEVTGKVVWESEDGRQVRGVWQITPGVVTDTEADELFVVISGSATIEVEGGPTLKVGPGDMAVLREGDRTTWTVHETLRKAYAINL, encoded by the coding sequence ATGACGCACAGCTTCGTACTCCACATCCCCGACGCCGAGCTCGAACCCGAGCCCCTCGCGCCCGAGCAGATCGTCTCCGGGACGCCCGAGGTGACCGGGAAGGTGGTCTGGGAGTCGGAGGACGGCCGTCAGGTCCGGGGCGTCTGGCAGATCACGCCCGGCGTGGTCACCGACACCGAGGCCGACGAACTGTTCGTCGTGATCAGCGGCTCGGCGACGATCGAGGTCGAGGGCGGGCCGACGCTCAAGGTCGGGCCCGGCGACATGGCCGTCCTGCGCGAGGGCGACCGTACGACGTGGACGGTGCACGAGACCCTGCGCAAGGCGTACGCGATCAACCTCTGA
- a CDS encoding 50S ribosomal protein bL37: protein MSSKRRRKKKARRKNGANHGSRPQS, encoded by the coding sequence ATGTCCTCGAAGCGACGTCGTAAGAAGAAGGCCCGCCGCAAGAACGGCGCGAACCACGGCAGCCGTCCGCAGTCCTGA
- the absR1 gene encoding beta-glucuronidase AbsR1: MTARYCSLAQAPAPALAPGPAAERLSALAAGRRKWVNGTVLHYWFFDGDTDASVIPVPGRGMTRRVSWAGAEEQRDVVRSCFREWQDLGIGIAFTEVDDRSEAELRIGFQAGDGSWSSVGRDALLAGRQERTMNFGWDLTAPGERATALHQIGHALGMLHEHQSPFAGIHWDDEAVYAELAGPPHHWSREQTHYNILRKLGPDEANGSFWDPQSIMEFPFAPGLILEPEQYRGGLEPPGTLSAADKESVLRWYPPAHPQGSPALVPFRSAPLALAPGEQADFVIDPPETRTYALGTFGDCDAVVVLFEERDGRPRYVAGRDDGGTEQNATIGARLVKGRRYVVRVRLYSAWGSGETAVMCW, from the coding sequence ATGACCGCACGCTACTGCTCGCTGGCTCAGGCGCCGGCGCCCGCCCTCGCACCGGGGCCGGCGGCCGAGCGGCTGAGCGCGCTCGCGGCCGGGCGGCGGAAGTGGGTCAACGGCACCGTTCTGCACTACTGGTTCTTCGACGGTGACACCGACGCGTCCGTCATCCCCGTGCCGGGGAGGGGGATGACGCGGCGGGTGTCGTGGGCCGGTGCCGAGGAGCAGCGCGACGTGGTGCGGTCGTGCTTCCGGGAGTGGCAGGACCTCGGCATCGGGATCGCCTTCACCGAGGTCGACGACCGTTCGGAGGCCGAACTGCGCATCGGGTTCCAGGCCGGCGACGGCTCCTGGTCGTCGGTGGGCCGGGACGCGCTGCTCGCCGGGCGGCAGGAACGCACCATGAACTTCGGCTGGGACCTGACCGCGCCCGGGGAGCGCGCGACGGCCCTGCACCAGATCGGGCACGCGCTCGGCATGCTGCACGAGCACCAGAGCCCGTTCGCCGGCATCCACTGGGACGACGAGGCCGTCTACGCCGAACTGGCGGGCCCGCCCCACCACTGGAGCCGGGAGCAGACCCACTACAACATCCTGCGCAAGCTCGGCCCGGACGAGGCCAACGGCTCCTTCTGGGACCCGCAGTCGATCATGGAGTTCCCGTTCGCGCCGGGGCTGATCCTGGAGCCGGAGCAGTATCGCGGGGGCCTCGAGCCGCCCGGCACCCTGTCGGCCGCCGACAAGGAGTCGGTGCTGCGCTGGTATCCGCCGGCGCATCCGCAGGGCTCGCCCGCGCTGGTGCCGTTCCGCTCGGCGCCGCTCGCACTCGCCCCGGGCGAACAGGCGGACTTCGTGATCGACCCGCCGGAGACCCGCACGTACGCGCTGGGCACCTTCGGCGACTGCGATGCCGTCGTAGTGCTCTTCGAGGAGCGGGACGGCCGGCCCCGCTACGTCGCCGGCCGGGACGACGGGGGAACCGAGCAGAACGCCACGATCGGCGCCCGGCTCGTCAAGGGCCGCCGCTACGTCGTCCGCGTACGCCTCTACTCCGCATGGGGCAGCGGCGAGACGGCGGTGATGTGCTGGTGA
- a CDS encoding LuxR family transcriptional regulator AbsR2, producing MTYERDATTLELPWPFAGREDELELVRRSLTGARRGIVVTGPAGCGKTRLAAEAVRGTDCARAAGAPESRAVPFAAFAHLLPESVTLHRAVRLLSGVRTLLVDDAHLLDDASAALVHQLAVHGRTRLLVVATDGTPVPGAISRLWTGELLPQLALDPLSDEETGRLLTAGAGPLDALTMNRLRRLSRGDLRLLRDLLGAVRGLLTPVPDTDERAWRGPVPLTTAVRERAAPALGRTCPLERETLDRLAFAEPLPPHLDDLDLGALEVLESDGLIEVDDHAAVRLAHPLYGPVLRAAAGRLRARRMARAADVYTAALDAESAALDRRISRADVREVATPVGEWLVAEGGALPGGYAAVRARFSWLRGEVREAAAWAREGLRSEPGDASCRAELDRASAAVDSPGDLDPNLEDLTDPYDAVRLGAPEKVIDRLDGVFARHADALTRADGPDLDEVAGELERRGFLLFAAEAYAQAVGVHRDPRAARHSRTRAVALARRCQGARTPALSGLVLGELTARQRQIVTLAATGLTNRQIAERLTLSVRTVGNHLYSAYARLGASDRGALPCLHRTPEAQPA from the coding sequence ATGACTTACGAGAGGGACGCGACGACGCTGGAGCTGCCCTGGCCGTTCGCCGGGCGAGAGGACGAACTGGAGCTCGTCCGGCGGTCGTTGACCGGCGCACGGCGCGGCATCGTGGTGACGGGTCCTGCGGGCTGCGGCAAGACCCGGCTGGCCGCCGAGGCGGTCCGCGGCACCGACTGCGCGCGGGCGGCCGGTGCGCCCGAGAGCCGGGCCGTCCCCTTCGCGGCGTTCGCCCATCTGCTGCCGGAGTCGGTCACGTTGCACCGCGCCGTCCGCCTGCTGTCCGGTGTCCGCACACTGCTGGTGGACGACGCGCACCTGCTCGACGACGCCTCCGCCGCCCTCGTCCACCAACTCGCCGTGCACGGGCGGACCCGGCTGCTGGTCGTCGCCACGGACGGCACCCCGGTGCCCGGCGCGATCTCCCGGCTGTGGACCGGCGAACTCCTGCCGCAGCTCGCGCTGGACCCGCTGTCCGACGAGGAGACCGGCCGGCTGCTCACCGCCGGTGCCGGCCCGCTCGACGCGCTCACCATGAACCGGCTGCGCCGCCTGAGCCGGGGCGACCTGCGGCTGCTGCGCGACCTGCTGGGGGCGGTGCGCGGGCTGCTGACCCCCGTCCCGGACACCGATGAGCGGGCCTGGCGGGGCCCGGTCCCGCTGACCACGGCCGTCCGTGAACGCGCCGCCCCGGCCCTCGGCCGGACCTGCCCGCTCGAACGCGAGACCCTGGACCGCCTCGCCTTCGCCGAGCCCCTGCCCCCGCACCTGGACGACCTGGATCTCGGCGCCCTCGAAGTGCTGGAGTCCGACGGCCTGATCGAGGTCGACGACCACGCTGCCGTCCGTCTCGCCCACCCCCTGTACGGGCCGGTGCTCCGGGCCGCGGCGGGCCGGCTGCGGGCCCGCCGCATGGCCCGGGCGGCTGATGTGTACACCGCCGCCCTCGACGCCGAGTCGGCCGCCCTGGACCGCCGGATCTCCCGGGCCGACGTACGGGAGGTGGCCACGCCGGTGGGGGAGTGGCTGGTCGCCGAGGGCGGTGCGCTGCCGGGCGGGTACGCGGCCGTGCGCGCCAGGTTCTCGTGGCTGCGCGGGGAGGTGCGGGAGGCTGCGGCCTGGGCGCGGGAAGGCCTGCGGAGCGAGCCGGGCGACGCGTCCTGCCGGGCCGAACTCGACCGCGCGTCGGCGGCGGTGGACAGCCCGGGCGACCTGGACCCGAACCTGGAGGATCTCACCGACCCCTACGACGCCGTGCGCCTCGGCGCCCCCGAGAAGGTCATCGACCGGCTCGACGGAGTCTTCGCCCGCCATGCCGACGCGCTCACCCGCGCCGACGGCCCGGACCTGGACGAGGTGGCCGGGGAACTGGAGCGGCGGGGCTTCCTGCTGTTCGCCGCCGAGGCGTACGCCCAGGCCGTGGGCGTCCACCGCGACCCGCGCGCCGCCCGGCACTCCCGCACCCGGGCCGTCGCCCTGGCCCGGCGCTGCCAGGGCGCCCGCACGCCCGCGCTGTCCGGGCTGGTCCTCGGCGAACTCACCGCCCGGCAGCGGCAGATCGTCACCCTGGCCGCGACCGGCCTCACCAACCGGCAGATCGCCGAGCGCCTCACGCTGTCCGTCCGCACCGTCGGGAACCACCTGTACAGCGCCTACGCCCGCCTCGGCGCGAGCGACCGCGGCGCCCTGCCGTGCCTGCACCGCACACCGGAGGCGCAACCGGCCTGA
- a CDS encoding CHAT domain-containing protein — protein MVFADPGEALARARALLDADPAPLDASVAHQVIGIWQRDFGDMRLALHHLRRAREYAARADSADREADVLATLGVALVHAGRTREGLAAFERGVARGAGHTRARVLYRRAYVWWVLGHHREALEDVRRAVPVLRQADDVIWTARALTLRATVHLALGAVERAEADFTAAEALWDTTGQEHDKADAVESRGLAAFRSGDVPAALRLLDEAEERYARLGTPTFMLNIRRCEVLMAAGLAPEALAEADTAIGKLDGIGGQSTRKAELLLAAARAARPAGDPHTAIARAALAVRLFAGQRRTWWETHARLVLIEARHAAGRGSGRLVADAAAVAGRLASFGSPAAPEASLLAGRIALDLGWTADAERHLAVAARSRRSGPPLARMTGWAAQALRAQAAGSARGVLEACRRGLDVLDDHRMTLGASELRARATEQGAELAALAQRASLVSGGPRRLLVWSERWRATVLSTPPTRPPADPELLSGMTAFREIASRAEAARMEGRPVPALEREQRRLEREIRSRTLHMRGEAPGDGDRFDVRRLLERLGDEVLLVELAVLGGRVQVLLCGRGRVRRFEAGLLAEAETEAEHVQAGLRRLAHPGAEARLPVVEAAGRRLEELLLGPAAAQLGGGPVVIVPPGRLHRVPWALLPSLRERVLSVSPSAGSWLRARETAPPPEGCHVLVRGPGLATGGAEVPELAGRYGCATVLEGDEARVPRVLEELDGAALAHIAAHGTFRADSPLFSSLRMADGPIVVHDFERLDRSPYRIILSCCDTARLASVGADELLGLVTALLPLGTAGVVACSAPVNDAAVVPLMLALHKGLDAGLSLAEALRDARAALPGDTLHQATGWAFSAFGAA, from the coding sequence ATGGTGTTCGCCGACCCGGGCGAGGCGCTCGCGAGGGCCCGGGCGCTGCTCGACGCCGACCCCGCCCCGCTGGACGCCTCGGTCGCTCACCAGGTGATCGGCATCTGGCAGCGGGACTTCGGCGACATGCGGCTCGCGCTGCACCACCTGCGGCGGGCCCGGGAGTACGCGGCGCGCGCCGACTCGGCCGACCGCGAGGCGGACGTCCTGGCCACGCTGGGCGTGGCACTGGTGCACGCGGGCCGCACCCGGGAGGGCCTGGCGGCCTTCGAGCGGGGTGTCGCGCGGGGCGCGGGGCACACCAGGGCCCGGGTGCTGTACCGGCGGGCGTATGTGTGGTGGGTGCTCGGTCACCATCGGGAGGCGCTGGAGGACGTGCGCCGGGCGGTGCCGGTGCTGCGGCAGGCGGACGACGTGATCTGGACGGCGCGGGCGCTGACCCTGCGGGCCACCGTGCATCTGGCGCTGGGCGCGGTGGAGCGGGCGGAGGCGGACTTCACGGCGGCCGAGGCACTGTGGGACACCACCGGCCAGGAGCACGACAAGGCCGACGCGGTGGAGAGCCGGGGCCTGGCCGCGTTCCGGTCGGGGGACGTACCGGCGGCGCTGCGGCTGCTGGACGAGGCGGAGGAGCGGTACGCCCGGCTCGGCACGCCGACGTTCATGCTGAACATCCGGCGCTGCGAGGTGCTGATGGCGGCGGGTCTGGCACCGGAGGCGCTGGCCGAGGCGGACACGGCGATCGGCAAGCTGGACGGGATCGGCGGGCAGTCCACCCGCAAGGCGGAACTGCTGCTGGCCGCCGCGCGGGCCGCCCGGCCGGCGGGCGATCCGCACACGGCGATCGCCCGCGCGGCCCTCGCGGTACGGCTGTTCGCCGGGCAGCGGCGCACCTGGTGGGAGACGCACGCCCGGCTGGTGCTGATCGAGGCCCGGCACGCGGCCGGGCGCGGCTCGGGGCGGCTGGTCGCCGACGCCGCCGCGGTGGCCGGGAGGCTGGCGTCCTTCGGCTCCCCGGCCGCGCCGGAGGCCTCGCTGCTCGCGGGCCGGATCGCGCTGGACCTGGGCTGGACGGCGGACGCGGAGCGGCACTTGGCCGTGGCCGCGCGCAGCCGGCGCAGTGGTCCGCCCCTGGCGCGGATGACGGGCTGGGCGGCGCAGGCGCTGCGGGCGCAGGCCGCCGGGTCGGCCCGGGGCGTGCTGGAGGCCTGCCGGCGGGGCCTGGACGTCCTCGACGACCACCGGATGACGCTGGGCGCCTCCGAGTTGCGGGCCCGTGCCACCGAACAGGGCGCGGAGCTGGCCGCCTTGGCGCAGCGGGCCAGTCTGGTCTCCGGCGGGCCTCGGCGGCTGCTGGTGTGGAGCGAGCGCTGGCGGGCGACCGTGCTGTCCACACCGCCGACCCGGCCGCCCGCCGACCCGGAGCTGCTCAGCGGCATGACGGCCTTCCGGGAGATCGCCTCGCGTGCGGAGGCCGCGCGGATGGAGGGCCGGCCGGTTCCGGCGCTGGAGCGCGAACAGCGGCGTCTGGAGCGCGAGATCCGCTCCCGCACGCTGCACATGAGGGGCGAGGCGCCCGGGGACGGCGACCGGTTCGACGTCCGCCGGCTGCTGGAGCGGCTGGGTGACGAGGTCCTGCTGGTGGAGCTGGCCGTCCTCGGCGGGCGGGTGCAGGTCCTGCTGTGCGGGCGGGGGCGGGTGCGCAGGTTCGAGGCCGGGCTGCTCGCCGAGGCCGAGACCGAGGCCGAGCACGTGCAGGCGGGGCTGCGGCGGCTGGCCCACCCGGGGGCGGAGGCCCGGCTTCCGGTGGTGGAGGCGGCGGGGCGGCGGCTGGAGGAGCTGCTCCTCGGCCCGGCCGCGGCGCAGTTGGGCGGGGGTCCGGTGGTGATCGTGCCGCCGGGGCGGCTGCACCGGGTGCCGTGGGCGCTGCTGCCGTCGCTGCGGGAACGGGTGCTCAGCGTGTCGCCGTCGGCGGGCAGTTGGCTGCGGGCCCGGGAGACCGCGCCGCCGCCGGAGGGCTGCCATGTGCTGGTGCGCGGCCCGGGCCTGGCGACCGGCGGGGCCGAGGTGCCCGAGCTGGCCGGCCGGTACGGCTGTGCGACGGTCCTGGAGGGGGACGAGGCGCGGGTGCCGCGGGTACTGGAGGAGCTGGACGGGGCGGCACTGGCGCACATCGCCGCGCACGGCACGTTCCGCGCGGACAGTCCGCTGTTCTCGTCCCTGCGGATGGCCGACGGGCCGATCGTCGTGCACGACTTCGAACGGCTGGACCGCAGCCCGTACCGGATCATCCTGTCCTGCTGCGACACCGCCCGCCTCGCCTCCGTCGGCGCCGACGAACTGCTGGGCCTGGTCACGGCGTTGCTGCCGCTCGGCACGGCCGGGGTGGTGGCGTGCAGCGCGCCCGTGAACGACGCCGCGGTGGTGCCGCTGATGCTCGCGCTGCACAAGGGCCTCGACGCCGGCCTGTCCCTGGCGGAGGCCCTGCGCGACGCCCGAGCCGCCCTCCCGGGCGACACGCTCCACCAGGCGACAGGTTGGGCGTTCTCGGCGTTCGGGGCGGCTTGA